CAGGAGATACCGAAGAAGTGATCGCTGTAGACACAATTTTAGTTGCTACCGGACGCACCCCAAATACGAAAAATCTTGGTTTAGAAAATGCAGGGGTAGAACTTGGTAAAAAAGGTGCAATTCAAGTTGATGAGTATAACCGCACAACTCAAGACAATATTTTTGCAGTTGGTGATTGTATTAGCCGCGTACCATTAACCCCAGTTGCACGAACCGAAGGTGAAGCTGTTGCTAACACTGCCTTTGGTAACAAGCTACAAAAAGTCAATTATGAATATATATCTTCCGCCGTCTTTACCCGTCCTGAAGCTGCAACAGTAGGAATGACCGAAGACGAAGCGCGAGAACAATACGGAGATGCAGTGCAGTGCTATCAAACAGCATTTGAGCCATTATTTTATAGCATGATAGAGCGCAAAGAACAAGCAATGATGAAATTAGTCGTCGATAGTCATACTCAGCGAGTATTAGGGGCGCACATGGTAGGCGAACAGGCTGCTGATATTATTCAAAGTTTAGCTGTTGCAATCCGCAAAGGTATCACTAAAGAAGATCTTGATGCCACAATTGGTATCCACCCTACCACTGGAGAAGAATTTCTCACGCTAGATTAAATCAGATAAGTAAGTTTTGAGTGTGTGAATTTTGAATTAAAGAATTTGCCCAATTACCAATTACCGATTACCACTTTCTTTGATGCACTAAATTTTTACGCAAGGGAGAAATATTAATGAACTATGATTATGATTTATTTGTGATTGGTGCGGGTTCTGGAGGTTTAGCGGCTTCCAAACGCGCCGCGAGTTACGGCGCAAAAGTCGCGATCGCCGAACAAGATCTTGTTGGTGGAACTTGTGTGATCCGTGGGTGTATTCCCAAAAAACTGATGGTGTACGGTTCGCGCTTTCCCCAGCTATTTCGCAATGCAGCCGGTTATGGCTGGCGTGTGGGTGAAACTGAACTTGATTGGGAATATTTCGTAACGGCAATTGACAAAGAAGTCCGGCGACTGTCGCAATTACATATTGGATTTCTCGAAAAAGCAGGAGTTGAACTGATTCCGCACCGCGCCACCCTTGTCGATCCTCACACAATTGAAGTTGGTGATCGCAAAGTTACGGCAAATAAAATTTTGATAGCAGTTGGTGGGCGTCCTGTCAAGCCAGATCTCCCAGGTATGGAATATGCCCTTACCTCAAATGAAATGTTTCACCTGCCAGCACAACCAAAACACATCGCCATTCTGGGCGCAGGTTATATTGGTGTAGAATTTGCTTCTATCATGTGTGGGTTAGGTTGTCAAGTTACACAAATTATCCGCAGAGATTTAATTTTACGTGGATTTGATCAGGATATTCGTACCGGAATTCAAGATGGGATGACGCATCACGGTGTGAAGTTTATCACCAACGCTGAAGTAGAAAAAATTGAGCGCGTCTCTGAAGGTTTGAAAATAAAGCTATCAGAAGAACATCAACCAATTATTGCCGATGCATTCTTAGCAGCAACAGGGAGAATACCCAATATTGATAGTTTGGGTTTAGAAAACGCAGGAGTTGAGATTGTTCCAACTGATGAAGAAGGACCAGGATATGTAACTAATCCGGCGATCGCCGTTGATGACTACAGCCAAACTTCGCAACCGAATATTTTTGCTGTTGGTGACTGTACTGATAAAATCAACTTGACCCCAGTCGCCATTGCTGAAGGACGAGCATTTGCTGATACAGAATTTGGCAATCATCGCCGCCAAATGAATCACGAAAATGTTCCTTCTGCTGTATTTTCACACCCCGAAGCCGCGACAGTCGGTTTAACCGAAGCACAGGCAAAAGAAAAATACGGAGATGCTGTGCAAATTTATCGCGCAAGATTCCGTCCGTTGTTCCACTCGCTGACGGGAGACGACGAAAAAACAATCGTGAAATTAGTCGTCGATGGCAATACCGATAAAGTTCTAGGCGCACACATGGTAGGCGAATACGCGGCGGAAGTGATTCAAGGAATCGCGATTACGATTAAAATGGGTGCTACGAAGAAAGACTTTGATGCCACCGTTGGCATTCACCCCTCGACTGCTGAAGAATTTGTTACCCTCCGTTAAGAAGTTGCAGTTCATTTACCTACACGGCTTTGCGTCGAGTCCTCAATCCGCCAAAGCGGTCTATCTCCGCGATCGCTTTGCAGCGGTACACCACGCATTGCACATCCCCGATCTCAACCAAGATGATTTTACGCAACTGACGCTGACACGCCAATTACAGCAAGTATCTGCACTATTACCAGATGAACCTGTCACCTTGATCGGTTCAAGTTTTGGGGGTTTAACCGCTGCTTGGTTGGCAGAACAACATCACCAAGTTCAAAAGTTAGTTTTACTCGCCCCAGCGTTTGCTTTTCTCTCGCATTGGCTACCGCAGCTAGGAACTGAGAAGATTCAACAATGGGAACAGCAACGCTATTTAATGGTTTATCACTACGGCGAAAAGCGATTGCTACCCTTAAGTTACGAGTTCGCCCGCGACGTACCGCAATACAATGACGATCATTTGTTACGCCCCGTTCCTACCTTGATTATTCACGGAATTCACGATGAAGTGATTCCTATCCAAGTCAGCCGCGATTTTGCCGCAAAACGTTCCTGGGTGCAATTAATTGAAGTTGACAGCGATCATGCTTTGGGTAACGTTATGCTAGAAACTTGGCAAGCTATTCAATCGTTTTGTCAACTACAATAAGCCCTCGTACACCCTACACAACTACAATATAAAGAAATATCCCTCACCTCTAGCTCCTCGCTCCTTATAATGCTGCCCTTTATCCGATCTGATCTTGCTCAACTTACCGCATATACACCGCATCCAAGCAGTACTGACGGTAAACCAATTGAGTCAGTCATTGATCGGTTAGATACAAATGAAAGTCCGTACGATTTACCACGCGAGTTAAAGCAAAAACTTGCTTGGATTTATCAAGAAACGATCGAAACAAATCGCTATCCTGATGCCGGACACGCGGTATTGAAAGCGGCGATCGCCGAATATATTAATGAATCTGCCAATCTGACGCAAGGCGCGATCGCACCCGCTCAAATTTCGGTTGGTAATGGTTCTGACGAACTGATTCGTTCGCTGTTAATCGCAACTTGTCTTGGGGGTGAAGGTTCTATCTTAGTCGCCAATCCAACATTCTCGATGTATGGCATTTTGGCACACACGTTAGGAATTCCCGTCGTTACTGTCGGACGCAATTCAGAATTTGAAATTGATTGGGTTGCAGCCCAAGCCGCTATCGAAACAACCGATAACCCACCCATTCGCGTGGTGTTTATTGTCCATCCCAACTCACCTACAGGAAATACTTTAACGAATGCTGAGTTAGAGTGGATACGCAGCTTACCCGAAGAAATACTTGTTGTTATTGATGAAGCGTATTTTGAGTTTAGTCAAACATCAGTTGTTGGCGAGTTGTTGCAAAAACCTAATTGGGTCGTCTTGCGGACATTTTCTAAAGCGTTTCGCCTGGCCGCTTTACGTGTCGGCTATGCGATCGCATCTCCAGAAATTACCGCAGTTCTAGAAAAAGTTCGCCTACCTTACAACCTTCCGAGTTTCTCCCAAGCTGCTGCCATTCTTGCTTTACAACAACGCGATTTGTTACTACAATCCATTTCACTTGTTTGTGCAGAACGTACCAAACTCATTCAAGCACTATCTCAATATTCTGCGCTCAAAGTCAATTACAGCGCTGCAAATTTTGTCTATGTTCAAAGCAATCATCCCACACAAGCCAATAAATTCCTTGCCACTTTAGCGCAGCAAATACGATCTCGTGGTACAACATTACGTCTACTCAGCGGTGGACTGCGGATTACGGTTGGTAGCCCTGAAGAAAACGCACGTACACTCGCACGTTTAGAATCTGCCGTAAAAAGCTGCGAATCTCTCAGTTAGAGGTAAAATTTTTAACACTTTTAGTCTATATCCTCTAAAATGCGCGCCGCACTACGTACGGTGTTTGCGGTTTGTGGAAGTACGCCAACAAGTCGTGCAAAGGCTTCATCAGGTATTTGCGATACCGTTTGAGAATCAAAATACTGCTCAAATTGTTCTAGAATCTTTTGGACGCGCTGTTGAGGCTGCGACTTTTCGGTAATTTGTTTTATCAAGCGAATCCACTGTCGCCTAATCAAATAAGCCTTTTGCCGTTCTTCATGCGTTTCTGGCGTAAGTAAGGAAAGATTTCCTACGGGTAAAGCCCAGTCACAATCGCGATCATAAAAGCTACCCACTGCTGCACCAGGTCCTGCAAACTCCGCATGGAAACCCTTATAAAGGATTAAACCATTACGACGACGGCTGTTTACCATCAGCACTTGCCCACTACGCAGTAGTTTGAGAATTTCTGACGCACTGTGGTCAGTACTATCGTTTCTACTATTACACTGGTTGCGGCAGCCTGAGAAATGAATATTGCCCACAGGTAAGCAAGCTAATGCTATAGAAGGTTGGTAGCGCTGCTGATTTTCGCTATCCATCGGGTTGCCTAAATATAGGTTTCTTGTATGTTGCACGCTAACATTTATTAGGAAAGAAGACAAAATATCGGCTTCCTAAAGACAAATGATTATGACTGGATGACTAAAAGCAGGCTTGATATTGATTCACTGCTTATTTTATTCTAAACAATTGTCGGCTACATCCGAGGAAAGCGGCATAATCTTAAAGTCTTAATAAAGTTTGATCAAACTCTCGTAAATTTTCTGTAAAGCTGCGCCAGTCAAACCTGAAAAATACTTTTCTAAAATAGAATCTTACAGTAGATAGTGTCGTTCTGT
The sequence above is a segment of the Chroogloeocystis siderophila 5.2 s.c.1 genome. Coding sequences within it:
- the gor gene encoding glutathione-disulfide reductase, which produces MNYDYDLFVIGAGSGGLAASKRAASYGAKVAIAEQDLVGGTCVIRGCIPKKLMVYGSRFPQLFRNAAGYGWRVGETELDWEYFVTAIDKEVRRLSQLHIGFLEKAGVELIPHRATLVDPHTIEVGDRKVTANKILIAVGGRPVKPDLPGMEYALTSNEMFHLPAQPKHIAILGAGYIGVEFASIMCGLGCQVTQIIRRDLILRGFDQDIRTGIQDGMTHHGVKFITNAEVEKIERVSEGLKIKLSEEHQPIIADAFLAATGRIPNIDSLGLENAGVEIVPTDEEGPGYVTNPAIAVDDYSQTSQPNIFAVGDCTDKINLTPVAIAEGRAFADTEFGNHRRQMNHENVPSAVFSHPEAATVGLTEAQAKEKYGDAVQIYRARFRPLFHSLTGDDEKTIVKLVVDGNTDKVLGAHMVGEYAAEVIQGIAITIKMGATKKDFDATVGIHPSTAEEFVTLR
- a CDS encoding YqiA/YcfP family alpha/beta fold hydrolase, producing MPPLAFTPRLLKNLLPSVKKLQFIYLHGFASSPQSAKAVYLRDRFAAVHHALHIPDLNQDDFTQLTLTRQLQQVSALLPDEPVTLIGSSFGGLTAAWLAEQHHQVQKLVLLAPAFAFLSHWLPQLGTEKIQQWEQQRYLMVYHYGEKRLLPLSYEFARDVPQYNDDHLLRPVPTLIIHGIHDEVIPIQVSRDFAAKRSWVQLIEVDSDHALGNVMLETWQAIQSFCQLQ
- a CDS encoding histidinol-phosphate transaminase, giving the protein MLPFIRSDLAQLTAYTPHPSSTDGKPIESVIDRLDTNESPYDLPRELKQKLAWIYQETIETNRYPDAGHAVLKAAIAEYINESANLTQGAIAPAQISVGNGSDELIRSLLIATCLGGEGSILVANPTFSMYGILAHTLGIPVVTVGRNSEFEIDWVAAQAAIETTDNPPIRVVFIVHPNSPTGNTLTNAELEWIRSLPEEILVVIDEAYFEFSQTSVVGELLQKPNWVVLRTFSKAFRLAALRVGYAIASPEITAVLEKVRLPYNLPSFSQAAAILALQQRDLLLQSISLVCAERTKLIQALSQYSALKVNYSAANFVYVQSNHPTQANKFLATLAQQIRSRGTTLRLLSGGLRITVGSPEENARTLARLESAVKSCESLS